The Helianthus annuus cultivar XRQ/B chromosome 16, HanXRQr2.0-SUNRISE, whole genome shotgun sequence genome includes a window with the following:
- the LOC110915705 gene encoding zinc finger BED domain-containing protein RICESLEEPER 2-like isoform X2, with the protein MGIQDKIGTITLDNATNNDRATMFLKNNFQGKCKLHFEGLFFHVRCCAHILNLVVQDGLGTIEACLLKIREGVKYLRKSPSRLLRFGEIAISLGISTHRSLCTDVKTRWNSTHRMLESAIHYKRAFQGYALRDSNFIWSPASDEWDRAEKVCKLLEVFLKATNLFSGTSYPTSNLFLTEIFKVKKEIYNAFISDDEFLSGMSVPMYEKFEKYWGEVSVLMSIASILDPRFKLKSVTWTFERLYPMEECSSRVEEVKSQLKSIFEKYFNLFKDVTSSSTPPQSLDEPNPQGDDFMAYLNSIPLETGQKTELEVYLEEPIHRSKELKFDVLMWWRQHSSKFPVLSKLAKDIFGIPITTVASESAFSAGGRILDDYRSSLSKDMVELLVCGSDWLKSVSKTTIKTLQSAKDEENLDIDVLIPDKSSH; encoded by the exons ATGGGTATTCAAGATAAAATAGGGACTATAACTTTGGATAACGCAACAAACAATGATAGGGCAACCATGTTTTTGAAGAATAATTTTCAAGGTAAATGTAAATTACATTTTGAGGGATTGTTTTTCCATGTGAGATGTTGTGCTCACATTTTAAACTTGGTGGTACAAGATGGTTTAGGGACTATTGAAGCATGCCTTTTAAAAATAAGAGAAGGTGTCAAGTATCTAAGGAAGTCTCCTAGTCGTTTGTTGAGGTTTGGTGAAATAGCAATTAGTCTAGGTATATCCACTCATAGGTCCTTATGTACCGATGTCAAAACTAGGTGGAACTCAACGCATCGTATGCTTGAATCTGCTATTCACTATAAACGAGCTTTTCAAGGTTATGCATTGAGAGATTCTAACTTTATATGGTCTCCCGCATCTGATGAATGGGATCGAGCTGAAAAAGTTTGTAAGCTACTAGAGGTTTTTTTAAAGGCTACTAACTTGTTTTCTGGTACATCATATCCGACATCAAACTTGTTTCTTACTGAAATTTTTAAAGTGAAAAAGGAGATATATAATGCTTTTATATCAGATGATGAATTCTTGTCAGGCATGAGTGTGCCAATGTATGAAAAGTTTGAGAAGTATTGGGGGGAAGTTAGTGTGCTTATGTCTATAGCATCTATCTTAGATCCTCGTTTTAAGTTGAAGTCGGTCACGTGGACTTTTGAGAGGTTGTATCCAATGGAGGAGTGTAGTAGTCGGGTTGAAGAAGTGAAAAGTCAATTAAAATCTATTTTTGAAAAGtattttaatttgtttaaggatGTCACGAGTAGCTCAACACCACCACAATCTTTAGACGAACCAAATCCACAAGGGGATGATTTTATGGCTTACCTCAACTCTATACCCCTTGAGACCGGACAGAAAACTGAACTTGAAGTGTATTTGGAAGAGCCTATTCATAGATCAAAGGAGCTAAAATTTGATGTGTTGATGTGGTGGCGTCAACATTCGAGCAAGTTTCCTGTTCTAAGCAAGTTGGCAAAAGACATCTTTGGCATTCCAATCACTACCGTAGCTTCTGAATCCGCATTTAGTGCAGGAGGGCGTATTTTAGATGACTACCGAAGCTCTCTATCGAAGGACATGGTAGAACTTCTCGTTTGCGGAAGTGATTGGTTAAAATCCGTCTCAAAGACAACGATAAAAACATTG CAATCTGCAAAAGACGAAGAAAACTTAGATATTGATGTCTTGATTCCCGATAAGTCTTCTCACTAA
- the LOC110915374 gene encoding protein phosphatase 2C and cyclic nucleotide-binding/kinase domain-containing protein isoform X2 yields MGCVYSIDCNCIGDICAPRDAKSKDADNVNASEIGVFSPSKDDDGEANQNPEVGITRLRRVSAQFLPPDGSRIVVVPNGNYRLQYSYLSQRGYYPDALDKANQDSFCIHTPFGTNPNDHFFGVFDGHGEFGAQCSQFVKQKLCENLLRNSRFHVDPVEACHAAFLSTNAQLHADMDIDDSMSGTTAITILVRGKTLYVANSGDSRAVIAERRGAEIVAVDLSIDQTPFREDELERVKLCGARVLTLDQIEGLKNPDVQCWGTEEGDDGDPPRLWVPNGMYPGTAFTRSIGDSIAETIGVVANPEIVALDLTPEHLFFVIASDGVFEFLSSQAVVDMVSSYTDPRDACAAIVAESYRLWLQYETRTDDITVIVVQISGLTGATVGQAAISGTALRPPIPQVVELSGSESPTTMSWHAKNQRARTDISKTRLRAIESSLENGQVWVPPSPGHRKTWEEEAHIERALNDHFLFRKLTDSQCHVLLDCMKRVEVQAGETVVKQGGEGDCFYVVGSGEFEVFATQEETTGAVPRVLQRYTADKLSSFGELALMYNKPLQASVRAVTNGTLWALRREDFRGILTSEFSNLSSLKSLRSVDLLSRLTILQLSLIADTLSEVSFSNGQTIVTKGNDLLGLYMIQKGKVRISFNSYISSENASSLMSDIQKMDEESGTGTELSMEKNEGSYFGEWTLLGERIDSLNVVALGDVVCAVLTKEKFESVVGPLTKILQDGYRSRETSSDFPREPVRSIDASLLSKVQLSDLEWKTCLYSTDCCEIGLVQPKDSEHLFSLKRFSKQKLKKLGKEEQVLKEKQLFKEISASGGVPQVLCTCADRTHVGILLNTIISCPIASILHSPLDEHSARFCAASVVVALEDLHKAGILYRGVSPEVVMFAQTGHVQLVDFRFGKKLSSERTFTICGMVDSLAPEIVQAKGHGFAADWWALGVLIYFMLQSEMPFGSWRQNELDTFAKIAKGQFTLPETFSPEVVDLITKLLVVDENERLGSNGVDSVKSHMWFNGVNWESVKNGSCTVPQEILTRIDQYLETRPADISAPDVSTNDDVDELNTPEWLEDW; encoded by the exons ATGGGTTGTGTTTATTCTATAGATTGTAATTGTATCGGTGATATATGTGCACCTAGAGATGCTAAATCGAAAGATGCTGATAATGTGAACGCCTCTGAGATTGGCGTGTTTTCGCCTAGTAAGGATGATGATGGCGAAGCGAATCAGAATCCTGAAGTGGGTATAACAAGATTACGAAGGGTTTCGGCGCAGTTTCTACCTCCTGACGGGTCGAGAATTGTTGTTGTTCCAAATGGGAATTACAGGCTGCAGTATTCCTATCTGTCTCAAAGAGGGTATTACCCCGACGCACTTGATAAAGCGAATCAAGATAGTTTTTGCATTCATACCCCGTTTGGGACGAATCCGAATGATCATTTCTTTGGTGTTTTTGATGGGCATGGAGAATTCGGGGCTCAGTGTTCGCAATTTGTGAAGCAGAAGTTATGTGAGAATTTACTTAGAAACAGCCGGTTTCACGTTGATCCGGTTGAAGCGTGTCATGCTGCGTTTTTATCCACGAATGCTCAACTACATGCTGACATGGATATAGACGATAGTATGAGTGGGACAACCGCGATTACCATTTTGGTCCGTGGGAAGACGCTTTACGTTGCTAATTCTGGCGATTCAAGAGCTGTTATAGCAGAAAGACGAGGGGCGGAGATTGTGGCTGTTGACTTGTCGATAGATCAAACTCCGTTTAGAGAGGATGAGCTTGAAAGGGTTAAACTTTGTGGGGCCCGGGTGCTTACTTTGGATCAGATTGAAGGTTTGAAGAATCCTGATGTGCAGTGTTGGGGCACTGAAGAAGGTGATGATGGTGATCCGCCTAGGTTGTGGGTCCCGAACGGGATGTATCCGGGGACTGCTTTTACTAGAAGTATTGGTGATTCGATTGCAGAGACGATTGGCGTTGTAGCAAATCCGGAAATTGTTGCGTTGGATCTCACACCAGAACACTTGTTCTTTGTGATTGCTAGTGATGGTGTGTTTGAGTTTCTTTCTAGTCAAGCTGTCGTTGACATG GTTTCAAGCTATACGGATCCGCGTGATGCTTGTGCAGCGATTGTAGCTGAATCTTATCGGCTTTGGTTGCAATACGAGACCCGGACAGATGACATCACTGTCATAGTAGTCCAAATAAGTGGACTAACTGGG GCTACAGTTGGTCAAGCAGCCATTTCAGGGACTGCTTTAAGACCTCCAATACCACAAGTTGTAGAATTGTCGGGATCAGAGTCTCCAACAACGATGAGCTGGCATGCTAAAAACCAGCGAGCGCGAACTGATATATCGAAAACACGTTTGCGAGCAATCGAAAGTTCTTTAGAGAACGGGCAAGTGTGGGTCCCACCATCTCCAGGCCATAGAAAAACTTGGGAAGAAGAA GCACACATTGAACGGGCTTTGAATGACCATTTTCTTTTTAGAAAACTTACTGACTCTCAGTGTCATGTTTTGTTGGACTGCATGAAAAGAGTTGAAGTTCAAGCAGGGGAAACTGTGGTCAAACAG GGTGGAGAGGGTGATTGTTTTTATGTTGTTGGAAGTGGTGAATTTGAGGTGTTTGCAACACAG GAGGAAACAACCGGAGCGGTTCCTAGGGTCTTACAGCGGTACACAGCCGATAAGCTATCGTCCTTCGGTGAGCTGGCATTAAT GTACAATAAACCCCTACAAGCTTCTGTTCGGGCTGTGACAAATGGAACTCTATGGGCCCTAAGAAGAGAAGACTTTCGAGGAATTCTTACTTCAGAATTTTCAAATTTATCTTCTTTGAAGTCACTCCGATCCGTTGATCTTCTCTCAAGGTTGACCATCTTACAACTTAGTCTCATTGCCGACACTCTTTCAGAAGTTTCCTTTTCCAATGGACAAACAATAGTCACTAAG GGTAATGATCTTTTGGGACTGTATATGATCCAGAAGGGAAAAGTGAGGATTAGTTTTAACTCGTATATAAGTAGTGAAAATGCATCGAGCCTCATGTCGGATATTCAAAAAATGGATGAAGAGAGCGGTACGGGCACTGAGCTGTCAATGGAGAAAAATGAAGGGAGTTATTTCGGAGAATGGACACTACTTGGTGAACGCATAGATTCTTTAAATGTTGTCGCTTTAGGCGATGTGGTATGTGCTgttttaacaaaagaaaaattCGAGTCAGTTGTTGGTCCTCTAACAAAGATCTTACAAGATGGATACAG GTCAAGAGAAACTTCTAGTGATTTTCCACGGGAACCGGTCAGAAGTATAGATGCATCTTTGCTTTCAAAAGTGCAGCTCTCGGATTTG GAATGGAAAACGTGTTTATATTCCACAGACTGCTGTGAGATCGGGCTCGTACAACCAAAAGATTCAG AACATTTGTTCAGCttaaaaagattttcaaaacAGAAGCTGAAGAAACTTGGGAAGGAAGAGCAAGTTTTGAAGGAGAAGCAACTATTCAAAGAGATAAGTGCATCGGGTGGTGTGCCACAAGTGTTATGCACGTGTGCGGACCGAACTCATGTGGGCATACTTTTGAACACAATTATTTCATGTCCCATTGCTTCTATACTTCACTCTCCACTTGACGAACACTCTGCTCGTTTTTGTGCTGCCTCCGTGGTAGTAGCCTTGGAAGATTTACACAAG GCTGGCATTCTCTACCGAGGTGTATCACCAGAAGTTGTAATGTTTGCCCAAACAGGACATGTGCAG CTAGTTGATTTCCGATTTGGAAAGAAATTATCGAGTGAGAGAACTTTTACGATTTGTGGAATGGTCGACTCTTTAGCTCCAGAAATTGTCCAAGCGAAAGGCCATGGTTTTGCTGCCGACTG GTGGGCATTGGGAGTGTTGATCTACTTTATGTTACAAAGCGAAATGCCATTTGGTTCATGGAGACAAAATGAACTTGATACCTTTGCAAAGATTGCCAAAGGCCAATTTACTCTCCCGGAAACTTTTAGCCCTGAAGTCGTTGATCTCATTACCAAG TTACTTGTAGTAGACGAGAACGAAAGACTTGGAAGCAATGGCGTTGACTCTGTGAAAAGTCATATGTGGTTTAATGGTGTCAACTGGGAAAGTGTAAAAAATGGTAGCTGCACAGTTCCACAGGAGATCCTCACCCGTATCGATCAGTATCTTGAAACTCGTCCTGCTGACATCTCAGCGCCAGATGTTTCGACAAATGATGACGTGGACGAGCTTAACACGCCAGAATGGCTCGAAGACTGGTAG
- the LOC110915705 gene encoding zinc finger BED domain-containing protein RICESLEEPER 2-like isoform X1 — protein MGIQDKIGTITLDNATNNDRATMFLKNNFQGKCKLHFEGLFFHVRCCAHILNLVVQDGLGTIEACLLKIREGVKYLRKSPSRLLRFGEIAISLGISTHRSLCTDVKTRWNSTHRMLESAIHYKRAFQGYALRDSNFIWSPASDEWDRAEKVCKLLEVFLKATNLFSGTSYPTSNLFLTEIFKVKKEIYNAFISDDEFLSGMSVPMYEKFEKYWGEVSVLMSIASILDPRFKLKSVTWTFERLYPMEECSSRVEEVKSQLKSIFEKYFNLFKDVTSSSTPPQSLDEPNPQGDDFMAYLNSIPLETGQKTELEVYLEEPIHRSKELKFDVLMWWRQHSSKFPVLSKLAKDIFGIPITTVASESAFSAGGRILDDYRSSLSKDMVELLVCGSDWLKSVSKTTIKTLVQSAKDEENLDIDVLIPDKSSH, from the exons ATGGGTATTCAAGATAAAATAGGGACTATAACTTTGGATAACGCAACAAACAATGATAGGGCAACCATGTTTTTGAAGAATAATTTTCAAGGTAAATGTAAATTACATTTTGAGGGATTGTTTTTCCATGTGAGATGTTGTGCTCACATTTTAAACTTGGTGGTACAAGATGGTTTAGGGACTATTGAAGCATGCCTTTTAAAAATAAGAGAAGGTGTCAAGTATCTAAGGAAGTCTCCTAGTCGTTTGTTGAGGTTTGGTGAAATAGCAATTAGTCTAGGTATATCCACTCATAGGTCCTTATGTACCGATGTCAAAACTAGGTGGAACTCAACGCATCGTATGCTTGAATCTGCTATTCACTATAAACGAGCTTTTCAAGGTTATGCATTGAGAGATTCTAACTTTATATGGTCTCCCGCATCTGATGAATGGGATCGAGCTGAAAAAGTTTGTAAGCTACTAGAGGTTTTTTTAAAGGCTACTAACTTGTTTTCTGGTACATCATATCCGACATCAAACTTGTTTCTTACTGAAATTTTTAAAGTGAAAAAGGAGATATATAATGCTTTTATATCAGATGATGAATTCTTGTCAGGCATGAGTGTGCCAATGTATGAAAAGTTTGAGAAGTATTGGGGGGAAGTTAGTGTGCTTATGTCTATAGCATCTATCTTAGATCCTCGTTTTAAGTTGAAGTCGGTCACGTGGACTTTTGAGAGGTTGTATCCAATGGAGGAGTGTAGTAGTCGGGTTGAAGAAGTGAAAAGTCAATTAAAATCTATTTTTGAAAAGtattttaatttgtttaaggatGTCACGAGTAGCTCAACACCACCACAATCTTTAGACGAACCAAATCCACAAGGGGATGATTTTATGGCTTACCTCAACTCTATACCCCTTGAGACCGGACAGAAAACTGAACTTGAAGTGTATTTGGAAGAGCCTATTCATAGATCAAAGGAGCTAAAATTTGATGTGTTGATGTGGTGGCGTCAACATTCGAGCAAGTTTCCTGTTCTAAGCAAGTTGGCAAAAGACATCTTTGGCATTCCAATCACTACCGTAGCTTCTGAATCCGCATTTAGTGCAGGAGGGCGTATTTTAGATGACTACCGAAGCTCTCTATCGAAGGACATGGTAGAACTTCTCGTTTGCGGAAGTGATTGGTTAAAATCCGTCTCAAAGACAACGATAAAAACATTGGTT CAATCTGCAAAAGACGAAGAAAACTTAGATATTGATGTCTTGATTCCCGATAAGTCTTCTCACTAA
- the LOC110915705 gene encoding zinc finger BED domain-containing protein RICESLEEPER 2-like isoform X3, producing the protein MLESAIHYKRAFQGYALRDSNFIWSPASDEWDRAEKVCKLLEVFLKATNLFSGTSYPTSNLFLTEIFKVKKEIYNAFISDDEFLSGMSVPMYEKFEKYWGEVSVLMSIASILDPRFKLKSVTWTFERLYPMEECSSRVEEVKSQLKSIFEKYFNLFKDVTSSSTPPQSLDEPNPQGDDFMAYLNSIPLETGQKTELEVYLEEPIHRSKELKFDVLMWWRQHSSKFPVLSKLAKDIFGIPITTVASESAFSAGGRILDDYRSSLSKDMVELLVCGSDWLKSVSKTTIKTLVQSAKDEENLDIDVLIPDKSSH; encoded by the exons ATGCTTGAATCTGCTATTCACTATAAACGAGCTTTTCAAGGTTATGCATTGAGAGATTCTAACTTTATATGGTCTCCCGCATCTGATGAATGGGATCGAGCTGAAAAAGTTTGTAAGCTACTAGAGGTTTTTTTAAAGGCTACTAACTTGTTTTCTGGTACATCATATCCGACATCAAACTTGTTTCTTACTGAAATTTTTAAAGTGAAAAAGGAGATATATAATGCTTTTATATCAGATGATGAATTCTTGTCAGGCATGAGTGTGCCAATGTATGAAAAGTTTGAGAAGTATTGGGGGGAAGTTAGTGTGCTTATGTCTATAGCATCTATCTTAGATCCTCGTTTTAAGTTGAAGTCGGTCACGTGGACTTTTGAGAGGTTGTATCCAATGGAGGAGTGTAGTAGTCGGGTTGAAGAAGTGAAAAGTCAATTAAAATCTATTTTTGAAAAGtattttaatttgtttaaggatGTCACGAGTAGCTCAACACCACCACAATCTTTAGACGAACCAAATCCACAAGGGGATGATTTTATGGCTTACCTCAACTCTATACCCCTTGAGACCGGACAGAAAACTGAACTTGAAGTGTATTTGGAAGAGCCTATTCATAGATCAAAGGAGCTAAAATTTGATGTGTTGATGTGGTGGCGTCAACATTCGAGCAAGTTTCCTGTTCTAAGCAAGTTGGCAAAAGACATCTTTGGCATTCCAATCACTACCGTAGCTTCTGAATCCGCATTTAGTGCAGGAGGGCGTATTTTAGATGACTACCGAAGCTCTCTATCGAAGGACATGGTAGAACTTCTCGTTTGCGGAAGTGATTGGTTAAAATCCGTCTCAAAGACAACGATAAAAACATTGGTT CAATCTGCAAAAGACGAAGAAAACTTAGATATTGATGTCTTGATTCCCGATAAGTCTTCTCACTAA
- the LOC110915374 gene encoding protein phosphatase 2C and cyclic nucleotide-binding/kinase domain-containing protein isoform X1, with amino-acid sequence MGCVYSIDCNCIGDICAPRDAKSKDADNVNASEIGVFSPSKDDDGEANQNPEVGITRLRRVSAQFLPPDGSRIVVVPNGNYRLQYSYLSQRGYYPDALDKANQDSFCIHTPFGTNPNDHFFGVFDGHGEFGAQCSQFVKQKLCENLLRNSRFHVDPVEACHAAFLSTNAQLHADMDIDDSMSGTTAITILVRGKTLYVANSGDSRAVIAERRGAEIVAVDLSIDQTPFREDELERVKLCGARVLTLDQIEGLKNPDVQCWGTEEGDDGDPPRLWVPNGMYPGTAFTRSIGDSIAETIGVVANPEIVALDLTPEHLFFVIASDGVFEFLSSQAVVDMVSSYTDPRDACAAIVAESYRLWLQYETRTDDITVIVVQISGLTGQATVGQAAISGTALRPPIPQVVELSGSESPTTMSWHAKNQRARTDISKTRLRAIESSLENGQVWVPPSPGHRKTWEEEAHIERALNDHFLFRKLTDSQCHVLLDCMKRVEVQAGETVVKQGGEGDCFYVVGSGEFEVFATQEETTGAVPRVLQRYTADKLSSFGELALMYNKPLQASVRAVTNGTLWALRREDFRGILTSEFSNLSSLKSLRSVDLLSRLTILQLSLIADTLSEVSFSNGQTIVTKGNDLLGLYMIQKGKVRISFNSYISSENASSLMSDIQKMDEESGTGTELSMEKNEGSYFGEWTLLGERIDSLNVVALGDVVCAVLTKEKFESVVGPLTKILQDGYRSRETSSDFPREPVRSIDASLLSKVQLSDLEWKTCLYSTDCCEIGLVQPKDSEHLFSLKRFSKQKLKKLGKEEQVLKEKQLFKEISASGGVPQVLCTCADRTHVGILLNTIISCPIASILHSPLDEHSARFCAASVVVALEDLHKAGILYRGVSPEVVMFAQTGHVQLVDFRFGKKLSSERTFTICGMVDSLAPEIVQAKGHGFAADWWALGVLIYFMLQSEMPFGSWRQNELDTFAKIAKGQFTLPETFSPEVVDLITKLLVVDENERLGSNGVDSVKSHMWFNGVNWESVKNGSCTVPQEILTRIDQYLETRPADISAPDVSTNDDVDELNTPEWLEDW; translated from the exons ATGGGTTGTGTTTATTCTATAGATTGTAATTGTATCGGTGATATATGTGCACCTAGAGATGCTAAATCGAAAGATGCTGATAATGTGAACGCCTCTGAGATTGGCGTGTTTTCGCCTAGTAAGGATGATGATGGCGAAGCGAATCAGAATCCTGAAGTGGGTATAACAAGATTACGAAGGGTTTCGGCGCAGTTTCTACCTCCTGACGGGTCGAGAATTGTTGTTGTTCCAAATGGGAATTACAGGCTGCAGTATTCCTATCTGTCTCAAAGAGGGTATTACCCCGACGCACTTGATAAAGCGAATCAAGATAGTTTTTGCATTCATACCCCGTTTGGGACGAATCCGAATGATCATTTCTTTGGTGTTTTTGATGGGCATGGAGAATTCGGGGCTCAGTGTTCGCAATTTGTGAAGCAGAAGTTATGTGAGAATTTACTTAGAAACAGCCGGTTTCACGTTGATCCGGTTGAAGCGTGTCATGCTGCGTTTTTATCCACGAATGCTCAACTACATGCTGACATGGATATAGACGATAGTATGAGTGGGACAACCGCGATTACCATTTTGGTCCGTGGGAAGACGCTTTACGTTGCTAATTCTGGCGATTCAAGAGCTGTTATAGCAGAAAGACGAGGGGCGGAGATTGTGGCTGTTGACTTGTCGATAGATCAAACTCCGTTTAGAGAGGATGAGCTTGAAAGGGTTAAACTTTGTGGGGCCCGGGTGCTTACTTTGGATCAGATTGAAGGTTTGAAGAATCCTGATGTGCAGTGTTGGGGCACTGAAGAAGGTGATGATGGTGATCCGCCTAGGTTGTGGGTCCCGAACGGGATGTATCCGGGGACTGCTTTTACTAGAAGTATTGGTGATTCGATTGCAGAGACGATTGGCGTTGTAGCAAATCCGGAAATTGTTGCGTTGGATCTCACACCAGAACACTTGTTCTTTGTGATTGCTAGTGATGGTGTGTTTGAGTTTCTTTCTAGTCAAGCTGTCGTTGACATG GTTTCAAGCTATACGGATCCGCGTGATGCTTGTGCAGCGATTGTAGCTGAATCTTATCGGCTTTGGTTGCAATACGAGACCCGGACAGATGACATCACTGTCATAGTAGTCCAAATAAGTGGACTAACTGGG CAGGCTACAGTTGGTCAAGCAGCCATTTCAGGGACTGCTTTAAGACCTCCAATACCACAAGTTGTAGAATTGTCGGGATCAGAGTCTCCAACAACGATGAGCTGGCATGCTAAAAACCAGCGAGCGCGAACTGATATATCGAAAACACGTTTGCGAGCAATCGAAAGTTCTTTAGAGAACGGGCAAGTGTGGGTCCCACCATCTCCAGGCCATAGAAAAACTTGGGAAGAAGAA GCACACATTGAACGGGCTTTGAATGACCATTTTCTTTTTAGAAAACTTACTGACTCTCAGTGTCATGTTTTGTTGGACTGCATGAAAAGAGTTGAAGTTCAAGCAGGGGAAACTGTGGTCAAACAG GGTGGAGAGGGTGATTGTTTTTATGTTGTTGGAAGTGGTGAATTTGAGGTGTTTGCAACACAG GAGGAAACAACCGGAGCGGTTCCTAGGGTCTTACAGCGGTACACAGCCGATAAGCTATCGTCCTTCGGTGAGCTGGCATTAAT GTACAATAAACCCCTACAAGCTTCTGTTCGGGCTGTGACAAATGGAACTCTATGGGCCCTAAGAAGAGAAGACTTTCGAGGAATTCTTACTTCAGAATTTTCAAATTTATCTTCTTTGAAGTCACTCCGATCCGTTGATCTTCTCTCAAGGTTGACCATCTTACAACTTAGTCTCATTGCCGACACTCTTTCAGAAGTTTCCTTTTCCAATGGACAAACAATAGTCACTAAG GGTAATGATCTTTTGGGACTGTATATGATCCAGAAGGGAAAAGTGAGGATTAGTTTTAACTCGTATATAAGTAGTGAAAATGCATCGAGCCTCATGTCGGATATTCAAAAAATGGATGAAGAGAGCGGTACGGGCACTGAGCTGTCAATGGAGAAAAATGAAGGGAGTTATTTCGGAGAATGGACACTACTTGGTGAACGCATAGATTCTTTAAATGTTGTCGCTTTAGGCGATGTGGTATGTGCTgttttaacaaaagaaaaattCGAGTCAGTTGTTGGTCCTCTAACAAAGATCTTACAAGATGGATACAG GTCAAGAGAAACTTCTAGTGATTTTCCACGGGAACCGGTCAGAAGTATAGATGCATCTTTGCTTTCAAAAGTGCAGCTCTCGGATTTG GAATGGAAAACGTGTTTATATTCCACAGACTGCTGTGAGATCGGGCTCGTACAACCAAAAGATTCAG AACATTTGTTCAGCttaaaaagattttcaaaacAGAAGCTGAAGAAACTTGGGAAGGAAGAGCAAGTTTTGAAGGAGAAGCAACTATTCAAAGAGATAAGTGCATCGGGTGGTGTGCCACAAGTGTTATGCACGTGTGCGGACCGAACTCATGTGGGCATACTTTTGAACACAATTATTTCATGTCCCATTGCTTCTATACTTCACTCTCCACTTGACGAACACTCTGCTCGTTTTTGTGCTGCCTCCGTGGTAGTAGCCTTGGAAGATTTACACAAG GCTGGCATTCTCTACCGAGGTGTATCACCAGAAGTTGTAATGTTTGCCCAAACAGGACATGTGCAG CTAGTTGATTTCCGATTTGGAAAGAAATTATCGAGTGAGAGAACTTTTACGATTTGTGGAATGGTCGACTCTTTAGCTCCAGAAATTGTCCAAGCGAAAGGCCATGGTTTTGCTGCCGACTG GTGGGCATTGGGAGTGTTGATCTACTTTATGTTACAAAGCGAAATGCCATTTGGTTCATGGAGACAAAATGAACTTGATACCTTTGCAAAGATTGCCAAAGGCCAATTTACTCTCCCGGAAACTTTTAGCCCTGAAGTCGTTGATCTCATTACCAAG TTACTTGTAGTAGACGAGAACGAAAGACTTGGAAGCAATGGCGTTGACTCTGTGAAAAGTCATATGTGGTTTAATGGTGTCAACTGGGAAAGTGTAAAAAATGGTAGCTGCACAGTTCCACAGGAGATCCTCACCCGTATCGATCAGTATCTTGAAACTCGTCCTGCTGACATCTCAGCGCCAGATGTTTCGACAAATGATGACGTGGACGAGCTTAACACGCCAGAATGGCTCGAAGACTGGTAG